The Bdellovibrio sp. ZAP7 DNA segment TGGTGCGCTTACTCGCCCGATCCGCCTCTTCCAGCAAAGTGGAACGCTCCCGGGATGGCGAAGAAGCCATTGAGTATTTGGAGCAAGCAAAAAATGTAGAAACAAAAAAGCTTCCTGATTTGATTCTTCTCGATCTAAAACTTCCGAAAAAAGACGGGCACGAAGTTTTGCAGTTTATCAAGCAAGATCCAGTTCTGCACTCTATTCCCGTCGTGATCCTTTCAACCTCCGATGCTGAATCAGATCGGATAAAAGCCTATGAGCTTTATGCGAATAGCTATTTGGTGAAGCCACTTGAGCTGGGAAGTTTCAAAGAACTCACGGATGAAATTATCCGATATTGGGGCGTTTGGAATACTCCGGCGACAGAAAAGAAAGACGAAGCAGAATCCAAGATCGAAACTTCACTCAAGGGGAATGTGATTGAAAACCGACCCTAGACAGTTAAGCATTTTGCTGATTGAGGATAACGACGAGCACGCCGATATTATTATGCGGCATTTGCGTCGTATCGATTCAATGAGCTTGAATGTGGTCAGGGAGCCCTTATTGGCCAAGGGTCTGCAGCGCTTGGCCGAAACCAAGTATGATGCGGTTCTATTGGATCTGCATTTGCCAGACAGTACTTTTTTGGAAACTCTTCCTCGCGTGGGGAAGGTGGCCAGTGAAACGCCGGTGATTGTGTTATCCTCCTTGGATGATCGGGGAAGTACGATCAAAGCCGCCCAAGAGGGCGCCTCAGACTTTCTTAATAAAGCGCATCTTTCTTCTGAACTTTTGGCACGAACTATTCTTAGCTCCATTGAACGTAAAGAATCTGAAATAAAAATTAAACTTCAATTGCATCAGACAGCACAGCTTTCGGAGCTGAGTCAATTTGCCCTGAACGAGGTGAATCTGGAGAAAGTAAAGCTTCGTTGCCGCGGAATTTTGATGAACTCACTTTTAGTGGACTATGTGCAATTTGTGGAACCACCCCAAAGTGGCAAAGACATTTTGGCGCAACGAGTGATCGATGACGGAGTTCCATTTCTTTTTGGAGAACTGAGTTTCCTTGGGATGGCAGAACAGAAAGAGTCCTTATTAAAATTGGGACTTAAATCCGGTATTAATGTGGTTATCACTACCAAAGATGCTGATATTCCGCCTATTGTGATGATGATCTATGATCATCGCGACAGAACTTTTAAATATGATGAAATTGAATTTGTTAAGGCTGTCGCCAATATTTTGTCCTCGGTGGTGACTCATGCCTATCTGGAAAAACAGCTGCAACAGAAAATTGAAAGCTTAAAACAGGCACATCAGAAAAAAGATGAATTTTTGGCGACACTTTCTCATGAGCTCCGCACTCCGCTGAATATAATCACTGGATATTTGGAAATTGTGCGGGAAACTGATCCACAATCTGAAGAGTATTTTAACGCCATGTCGATTATTGATTCAAATCTTAAGATTGAAACAAAACTCATCGGTGAAATTCTGGATATGTCGCGAATCATCACTGGCAAGATGAAGCTGGATCTCAGTTTCTATGCCTTGGATGATATGATTGATTCCAGTATTGATTCCTTAAGTCTTGCGATAGCAGCAAAAAAAATTCATCTGGAGATGCATGTGGCTCCAAATCTGGGCCGTATGTGGGGTGACCGGGATCGAATGCGTCAAGTGGTGTGGAACTTGGTTTCCAATGCGGTCAAGTTCACTCCTCCAGAGGGTACTATTAAGATATTTGCTAACAAAGTGAATGATCTCTTTGAATTTTGTATCGAGGATAGCGGCGTCGGGATTAGTGAAGAAAACCAGGCCGATGTTTTTAATCGGTTTTGGCAGGAAGACGCCGCGATCACTCGCCAAC contains these protein-coding regions:
- a CDS encoding response regulator, encoding MMESTENNEPRSLAIHLIEDDDDHAGIVVRLLARSASSSKVERSRDGEEAIEYLEQAKNVETKKLPDLILLDLKLPKKDGHEVLQFIKQDPVLHSIPVVILSTSDAESDRIKAYELYANSYLVKPLELGSFKELTDEIIRYWGVWNTPATEKKDEAESKIETSLKGNVIENRP
- a CDS encoding hybrid sensor histidine kinase/response regulator → MKTDPRQLSILLIEDNDEHADIIMRHLRRIDSMSLNVVREPLLAKGLQRLAETKYDAVLLDLHLPDSTFLETLPRVGKVASETPVIVLSSLDDRGSTIKAAQEGASDFLNKAHLSSELLARTILSSIERKESEIKIKLQLHQTAQLSELSQFALNEVNLEKVKLRCRGILMNSLLVDYVQFVEPPQSGKDILAQRVIDDGVPFLFGELSFLGMAEQKESLLKLGLKSGINVVITTKDADIPPIVMMIYDHRDRTFKYDEIEFVKAVANILSSVVTHAYLEKQLQQKIESLKQAHQKKDEFLATLSHELRTPLNIITGYLEIVRETDPQSEEYFNAMSIIDSNLKIETKLIGEILDMSRIITGKMKLDLSFYALDDMIDSSIDSLSLAIAAKKIHLEMHVAPNLGRMWGDRDRMRQVVWNLVSNAVKFTPPEGTIKIFANKVNDLFEFCIEDSGVGISEENQADVFNRFWQEDAAITRQHMGLGLGLGIVRHIVELHGGTVEAFSEGRGKGARFTIRVPIQQVRAVDPVPVEKRSEESKPLFNRNLTGMHLLAIDDSEDSLNLLQHLLKKSGATVEATSNPQQGLAMAKQDGYDVIICDIGMPILDGYSLIKELRHWEEHEGRPSTSAIALTAYVGQEDVDKALSVGFQAHMPKPLNLPLLKQKIIELAPGESSSATGQL